In Vibrio atlanticus, the following proteins share a genomic window:
- the emrD gene encoding multidrug efflux MFS transporter EmrD — protein sequence MSASFPLAKLTFLIAILTAVGQMTQTMYVPSIGHMAGEFLVSASSLQAVMACYLIPYGLSQFAYGPLSDRLGRKPIIVVGLIIYIIGTLVALFAHEYEWFLAGSFIQGLGIGCGGAMSRTLTRDCFEGAELHRANSLISMCVIFSPLMAPVLGGYLTEAFGWRSSYLFLALFGIAVVITMMTSMMETLPKERRKHESVANSYKFVLSDKRFQGFLLVLVATFAGVAVFEAAAGVLLGGVLGLPATTVSLLFVLPIPGYLVGAGLSSYIAQRSSERRALNVGLVAILVGSTVVLIPGLFGQTTALTLIGGATIYFLGAGILFPAATTGALSPFPYHAGTGGAILGGMQNLGAGIATLLASFFPAQDQLPLGCLMIAMSFIAMLGLRWVNRKPDHSNEMPLAI from the coding sequence ATGTCCGCCTCGTTTCCATTAGCGAAACTTACCTTTTTAATCGCTATCCTGACTGCCGTGGGTCAAATGACTCAAACGATGTACGTGCCTTCTATCGGTCATATGGCGGGTGAGTTCTTGGTTTCAGCATCTTCGCTTCAAGCTGTGATGGCGTGCTACCTGATCCCTTATGGTCTGTCGCAGTTTGCATACGGTCCACTTTCTGATCGCCTAGGTCGCAAACCAATCATCGTTGTCGGTTTGATCATCTACATCATCGGTACTTTGGTAGCATTGTTTGCTCACGAATATGAATGGTTCTTAGCAGGTAGCTTTATACAAGGTTTAGGCATCGGTTGTGGTGGTGCGATGTCTCGTACATTGACTCGCGACTGTTTTGAAGGCGCAGAACTGCACCGCGCAAACAGCTTAATTAGCATGTGTGTGATTTTCTCACCATTGATGGCTCCTGTATTAGGTGGGTACTTAACAGAAGCTTTCGGTTGGCGTTCTAGCTACTTGTTCCTGGCGCTGTTTGGTATCGCAGTGGTGATTACCATGATGACGAGCATGATGGAAACTCTGCCAAAAGAACGACGCAAACATGAATCGGTTGCCAACAGCTACAAGTTCGTTCTATCTGACAAACGTTTCCAAGGTTTCTTATTGGTATTGGTCGCAACATTTGCAGGTGTAGCGGTATTTGAAGCTGCGGCAGGTGTATTACTTGGCGGAGTACTTGGCTTGCCAGCAACCACAGTAAGCTTGTTGTTTGTATTACCCATTCCAGGTTACTTAGTCGGTGCTGGCCTATCCAGTTACATCGCACAACGTAGCAGTGAGCGCCGCGCTCTGAATGTTGGACTAGTTGCTATCTTGGTAGGGTCTACCGTGGTGTTGATACCAGGTCTATTTGGTCAAACAACAGCATTAACTTTGATCGGTGGTGCTACGATTTACTTTTTGGGCGCTGGTATCTTATTCCCGGCGGCAACAACAGGGGCGCTTTCGCCATTCCCGTACCACGCAGGTACTGGAGGTGCAATTTTGGGTGGTATGCAAAATCTAGGTGCTGGCATCGCAACACTACTGGCCTCGTTCTTCCCAGCTCAAGACCAACTTCCGCTCGGTTGCTTGATGATTGCAATGTCATTCATCGCCATGCTTGGTTTACGTTGGGTTAATCGTAAACCTGACCATTCAAACGAAATGCCATTGGCTATCTAA
- a CDS encoding methyl-accepting chemotaxis protein: MRSLSVQWKITLLAGCCLIITSLSLIGFSIYNATSNQQVIKSQSSESVINKTQQLLASVSQLNAQETQRYVDEAIYRAEMLASSAQFLKNNADENFTPSEELRTALDEMVRRSVLNFDSIQGAYLVFKPDLLDAEDANYVDADYVGSNERGRFAPYWKVADNGENVLPNVLSESTLSDNSNSERFFCPLSSGQTCISTPRVVSSGGQELLTSSISVPIIVDDVAIGFLGIDLRLDGLTNVVTQSDQSLFEGAGAVYVVSLDGSVIASDDQSIAVGSSFQSNNTSSDLMTDFIFGGEVTTQWSENGEWLLAFAPVVAANQTWGVLFEIPRESVVADANQLDAIISTKLSEGIKTEVIAGISFILFGLAIIAFASLSIVKPIRQVVERLNDIASGEGDLTQRLEVKSQDEIGQLSQGFNLFLDKLQHTIKEVIQTTEQVASTTSQAKTSASSTRESSESQFKEVDLVATAAEEMTQTSGLVVQNAEIAVDAACEANRSAQQGQQVIELSAGEMRKLVDRMSSAVPIVEELAKNNGNITEILSVIEGISEQTNLLALNAAIEAARAGEQGRGFAVVADEVRNLASRTQSSVGEIRAVIDKVHAGTQDVVEAIQEGNILANDTALHVQKAVEDLGSIFTSIEAISDMNNQIVRAAEEQQSVSGEVNQSVVNIRDLSAKILDQAAASEQVGSEIDQLSQQQQKLVNQFKV; encoded by the coding sequence ATGCGCTCTCTATCAGTACAGTGGAAAATAACCCTCTTAGCAGGTTGTTGTTTAATCATTACGTCACTGTCTCTCATTGGTTTCTCGATCTACAACGCGACGAGCAATCAACAGGTCATAAAATCTCAAAGCTCAGAATCGGTGATTAACAAAACTCAACAGTTGTTGGCATCCGTTTCTCAGCTTAATGCTCAGGAAACTCAACGTTATGTCGATGAAGCTATTTATCGAGCAGAAATGTTGGCTTCTAGTGCTCAGTTTCTAAAGAACAACGCAGACGAAAACTTTACCCCAAGTGAAGAGCTTCGTACTGCGTTAGATGAAATGGTTCGTCGTTCTGTTTTGAACTTTGATTCTATTCAAGGAGCTTACCTAGTCTTCAAGCCCGATTTACTTGATGCTGAAGATGCGAATTATGTCGATGCGGATTATGTCGGCTCGAATGAAAGAGGGCGTTTTGCTCCTTATTGGAAGGTCGCAGATAATGGCGAGAACGTTCTTCCAAACGTGTTATCAGAATCAACATTGAGTGATAACAGCAATAGCGAACGCTTTTTCTGTCCTTTGTCATCTGGCCAAACGTGTATTAGTACGCCAAGAGTTGTGAGTAGCGGTGGTCAAGAACTGCTTACGTCTTCGATTTCGGTGCCTATCATCGTTGATGATGTAGCGATTGGTTTCTTGGGCATCGACTTAAGGCTCGATGGTTTGACCAATGTTGTCACTCAATCGGATCAAAGCTTGTTTGAAGGTGCAGGCGCGGTTTACGTCGTGAGTTTAGATGGTTCCGTTATCGCTTCTGATGATCAAAGTATTGCGGTTGGTTCGAGTTTTCAAAGCAACAATACAAGTAGCGATCTAATGACGGACTTTATCTTTGGTGGTGAAGTCACGACTCAATGGAGTGAGAATGGTGAGTGGTTACTCGCATTTGCACCTGTTGTTGCCGCCAATCAAACTTGGGGTGTGCTGTTTGAGATTCCAAGAGAGAGTGTGGTTGCTGACGCGAATCAATTGGATGCCATTATTAGTACTAAGCTAAGTGAAGGTATTAAGACTGAAGTGATTGCGGGTATTAGCTTTATTCTTTTCGGTCTAGCGATCATCGCTTTTGCTTCACTGTCCATTGTTAAGCCTATTCGACAGGTAGTTGAGAGACTGAACGATATTGCTTCTGGTGAAGGTGATTTAACGCAACGCTTGGAAGTGAAATCTCAAGACGAAATTGGTCAGTTGTCACAAGGGTTTAACCTGTTCTTAGACAAGCTTCAACACACTATTAAAGAGGTGATTCAGACCACTGAGCAAGTGGCGAGCACGACAAGCCAGGCGAAGACCTCTGCATCAAGTACTCGTGAAAGTAGTGAGTCTCAGTTTAAAGAAGTGGATCTTGTGGCGACCGCGGCAGAAGAGATGACTCAGACTTCGGGCTTAGTGGTACAAAATGCTGAAATAGCCGTTGATGCCGCTTGTGAAGCGAATCGTTCTGCTCAGCAAGGCCAACAGGTTATCGAACTTTCTGCCGGTGAAATGAGAAAGCTGGTGGATCGTATGTCGAGCGCCGTGCCTATTGTTGAAGAGTTGGCTAAAAATAACGGTAACATCACTGAGATCTTAAGTGTGATTGAAGGGATCTCTGAGCAAACCAACTTACTGGCATTGAATGCCGCGATTGAAGCGGCTCGTGCAGGTGAGCAAGGTCGAGGTTTTGCCGTCGTTGCTGATGAGGTAAGAAATCTCGCAAGCCGCACACAGTCATCGGTTGGTGAAATCAGAGCGGTGATCGACAAAGTCCACGCGGGCACTCAAGATGTCGTTGAAGCGATACAAGAAGGTAATATTCTCGCTAACGACACGGCATTACATGTTCAAAAAGCGGTCGAAGATCTGGGTTCGATCTTTACTTCTATAGAAGCGATCAGTGATATGAACAACCAGATCGTGAGAGCGGCAGAAGAGCAACAATCGGTTTCCGGTGAAGTGAACCAAAGTGTCGTTAATATCCGTGATTTGAGTGCGAAGATCTTGGATCAAGCCGCAGCTTCTGAACAAGTGGGTAGCGAAATTGACCAACTGTCCCAACAGCAGCAGAAACTGGTTAACCAGTTCAAGGTTTAG
- a CDS encoding cupin domain-containing protein, protein MYQLSFSMPEFLENYWHKKPTILKGGFQNFVDPISPEELAGLSMEEEVDSRFVSNLDNQWTAEHGPFSEEKFGELTETHWQLIVQAANHWHQGANQLTEAFQALPNWLFDDLMICYSAPEGGVGPHIDQYDVFIIQGQGKRQWKVGAKDIGQYKETVQASALRQIESFDPIIDETLEPGDILYIPPGFPHEGNTLEPSMSYSIGYRSPKEQELISNFADFVLAHDMGDVHLHDPEFKTQEGYGKIRSSDLSNLTDMLKSALEQPETISEFMGCLLSQSRHQLDIVAPEPLWTEEEIAQHLESEGEICRVSGLKALYHENESNTAYINGEVVKVEQADSSLLNVLCDDSVINSTTHLSPSGVTVVTELVNKGYWFIED, encoded by the coding sequence ATGTACCAACTTAGCTTTTCTATGCCCGAGTTTCTTGAAAACTACTGGCATAAAAAACCAACCATCTTGAAAGGTGGCTTCCAAAACTTCGTCGACCCAATTTCGCCGGAAGAACTTGCTGGTTTATCGATGGAAGAAGAAGTGGATTCTCGCTTTGTTTCTAATCTCGACAACCAATGGACTGCAGAACATGGTCCATTCTCCGAAGAGAAGTTTGGCGAACTCACTGAAACACATTGGCAATTGATCGTTCAAGCGGCTAACCACTGGCATCAGGGTGCCAATCAGCTGACTGAAGCGTTCCAAGCGTTACCAAACTGGTTATTCGACGATCTAATGATCTGCTATTCAGCACCAGAAGGTGGCGTAGGCCCCCATATTGATCAATACGATGTATTCATCATTCAAGGCCAAGGTAAACGCCAGTGGAAAGTCGGCGCAAAAGATATTGGCCAATACAAAGAGACCGTTCAAGCTTCTGCACTTCGTCAAATCGAAAGTTTTGACCCGATCATTGATGAAACTTTAGAGCCAGGCGATATCCTTTATATCCCACCAGGTTTCCCGCATGAAGGGAACACTTTAGAGCCGTCAATGAGCTACTCTATTGGCTACCGCTCCCCTAAAGAACAAGAGCTGATCAGCAACTTTGCCGACTTTGTACTTGCTCATGATATGGGTGATGTTCACCTGCATGATCCAGAGTTCAAAACGCAAGAAGGCTACGGCAAAATTCGTTCATCGGATTTAAGCAATCTCACTGACATGTTGAAATCTGCACTAGAGCAACCTGAAACCATCAGTGAATTCATGGGGTGTCTGCTAAGCCAATCACGCCACCAGCTTGATATCGTCGCTCCTGAGCCATTATGGACAGAAGAAGAGATCGCTCAGCACTTAGAGTCAGAAGGCGAGATCTGTCGAGTATCGGGATTAAAGGCGCTATACCATGAGAATGAAAGCAACACAGCTTACATCAATGGAGAAGTCGTTAAAGTTGAACAGGCTGATTCTTCGCTACTAAACGTACTGTGTGATGATTCGGTAATTAACTCAACAACTCATCTTTCTCCTTCAGGTGTAACCGTCGTGACGGAATTGGTGAATAAAGGTTACTGGTTTATCGAAGACTAA
- the rsmS gene encoding pleiotropic regulatory protein RsmS: MNTDNPSSPLDNAPEEVKLAVDLIYLLESNEIDPKVALEAIKIVQQDLQAKLASSI; the protein is encoded by the coding sequence ATGAACACTGATAACCCATCATCACCACTGGATAACGCCCCGGAAGAAGTTAAGTTAGCTGTCGACCTGATCTATCTGCTCGAAAGCAACGAAATCGACCCAAAGGTTGCGTTAGAAGCAATTAAGATTGTCCAACAAGATTTACAAGCCAAACTAGCATCTAGCATCTAG
- a CDS encoding primosomal replication protein, producing the protein MNHFSKLKSVIDTLIGHCSQVDKSRGAYHQALFDRTLFKCSSSILLPYALETQATYNTIVREQATNQLTASRANYLTEKLTNQIAAIQRELANHDLRLDRKSKSGKNLNDLYNELAQHQDWQKRLVDLVRVRKLAFDSAPRHSKKKADEAWQLAKERLERCEDSMKNIERLINLENPKRNEH; encoded by the coding sequence ATGAATCACTTCTCTAAATTAAAAAGCGTCATTGATACCTTAATTGGCCATTGCTCGCAGGTTGATAAATCTCGAGGGGCTTATCATCAAGCCTTGTTCGATAGAACCTTGTTTAAGTGCAGCTCTTCTATTTTACTGCCCTACGCACTCGAAACTCAGGCAACGTACAACACTATTGTTCGAGAACAAGCGACAAACCAACTTACTGCTTCTCGGGCCAACTACCTGACAGAAAAACTCACTAATCAGATAGCTGCAATCCAAAGAGAACTAGCCAACCATGATTTAAGGTTAGATCGAAAAAGTAAGTCAGGAAAAAACCTTAACGACCTATACAACGAACTCGCTCAGCACCAAGATTGGCAAAAGCGACTGGTCGATTTAGTACGAGTACGCAAGTTAGCGTTTGATTCTGCGCCTCGCCACAGTAAGAAAAAAGCGGACGAGGCTTGGCAATTAGCAAAAGAACGATTAGAACGCTGCGAAGACTCAATGAAAAATATTGAGAGACTGATTAACTTAGAGAACCCCAAGCGAAATGAACACTGA
- a CDS encoding sulfite exporter TauE/SafE family protein, translated as MEMIEPTMLVILALVAFAAGFIDAVAGGGGMLTVPALLSLGLPPHIALGTNKLAATFASSTAAFTYYRKKLFKPECWVSAFISTLIGATIGTLTVDAISTEWLEKVLPLVILAAAVYTIFHKTPDVSHNVSPKPCPVLKRKQKYQGFILGFYDGVAGPGTGAFWTVSSMALYRLNILLASGLSKAMNFTSNFTSLVTFAILGHIDWVLGLTMGLCLMAGAFVGAHSAIRFGATFIRPVFVTVVSVLAIKLAYEAWFVTL; from the coding sequence ATGGAAATGATTGAGCCAACCATGTTGGTCATACTTGCCTTGGTTGCATTTGCTGCAGGCTTTATTGATGCTGTCGCCGGTGGCGGAGGAATGTTAACTGTACCAGCTTTGCTATCGCTTGGTTTACCACCACACATTGCACTCGGTACTAATAAGCTGGCCGCAACATTCGCCTCATCAACAGCCGCTTTTACTTACTATCGCAAGAAGCTGTTCAAACCTGAATGTTGGGTCAGTGCTTTCATATCTACTTTAATAGGTGCAACAATCGGCACCCTGACTGTTGATGCCATAAGCACAGAGTGGTTAGAGAAGGTATTACCGCTAGTCATTCTTGCAGCAGCGGTCTATACCATTTTTCATAAGACTCCAGATGTGAGCCATAATGTGTCTCCTAAACCGTGCCCGGTACTCAAGAGAAAGCAAAAGTACCAAGGATTCATTCTCGGCTTTTATGATGGTGTTGCAGGCCCAGGAACCGGCGCTTTTTGGACTGTGAGCTCGATGGCGCTTTATCGTCTCAATATCTTACTTGCTTCAGGTCTATCTAAAGCCATGAACTTTACCAGTAACTTTACGTCTTTGGTTACCTTCGCAATTCTTGGTCATATTGATTGGGTTCTTGGTTTAACTATGGGTCTTTGTTTGATGGCTGGAGCATTTGTTGGGGCACATTCTGCTATTCGTTTCGGTGCTACATTTATACGACCTGTCTTTGTGACTGTTGTAAGCGTACTTGCGATTAAGCTGGCTTACGAAGCTTGGTTTGTAACCTTATAA
- the dinG gene encoding ATP-dependent DNA helicase DinG: MLTTKIQNSIRTSYQNLQDQLDNFVPRRAQNYLVAEIAKTLCGQYHKSNRMIVAEAGTGIGKSLAYLMATIPVAVLNNRKIVISTATVALQEQLVNKDLPLYRRLTDREFSFILAKGRQRYCCTEKLAAACGVDGGQMAMFESKPKKKDIEQLQTMYRSLTQGKWDGDRDSWPKPIDNMIWQMIVSDKHSCNNSMPTHRDCPFQKARSELDKADVIIANHSLVMADADLGGGVILPEPENSIYIFDEAHHLPHVARDHSSAAASLKGAASWLERLNQSITKLSGLADEKRVHRFRNELQDSVQQLIPTLTQMSKQFDASHFEDGLYRFEHGDLPEWLESESKDLKQLTQKASQAVAKIADLIAERVKDGELSAKLAEPALAEIGFYIQRTENLAQVWRLMAEPKREKGAPLARWLELSKESEGDFVVNVSPLEVGWKLDQQIWSRCVGAVLVSATMRALNSFSFFCHQSGISQKAEDGVQFLALASPFDYQNQAELVVPAMKYEPQAPQFTEYLIEILPKVIEDNKANLILFSSYWQMNQVAEALATDFVKKSWALQVQGDTSRTEILKKHKKLIDQGKTSVLFGTGSFSEGLDLPGELLENLVITKIPFGVPTSPVERAHSEYIESRGGNPFMQITVPEASKKLIQSVGRLLRKERDSGKVTILDRRIVTKRYGKSLLDSLPPFKRTIKY; the protein is encoded by the coding sequence ATGCTAACTACTAAAATTCAAAATTCTATACGCACCAGTTATCAAAACCTCCAAGATCAGTTGGATAACTTTGTACCTCGACGTGCTCAAAATTACCTTGTTGCAGAAATAGCGAAGACACTTTGTGGTCAATATCACAAAAGTAATCGCATGATTGTTGCTGAAGCTGGTACCGGGATCGGGAAGTCACTGGCTTATTTAATGGCAACAATTCCTGTCGCCGTGCTCAATAATCGAAAAATCGTCATTTCAACAGCGACCGTTGCGCTACAAGAACAGCTCGTCAATAAAGATCTCCCTCTATATAGACGACTTACTGATAGAGAGTTTTCTTTCATCTTAGCGAAAGGAAGACAGCGTTATTGTTGTACAGAGAAGTTGGCCGCTGCGTGTGGGGTTGATGGTGGTCAAATGGCGATGTTCGAGTCCAAACCAAAAAAGAAAGACATCGAGCAACTGCAAACCATGTACCGCAGCCTCACCCAAGGTAAATGGGATGGCGACCGTGATTCGTGGCCAAAACCTATCGACAACATGATTTGGCAGATGATTGTCAGTGATAAGCACAGCTGTAACAACAGTATGCCTACACACAGAGACTGCCCTTTCCAGAAAGCTCGCTCAGAGCTAGATAAAGCGGACGTGATTATCGCCAATCACAGTTTAGTGATGGCTGATGCGGACCTAGGCGGCGGTGTGATACTGCCAGAACCAGAAAATAGCATCTATATATTTGATGAAGCTCACCACTTGCCACACGTAGCGAGAGATCACTCATCTGCTGCCGCAAGCTTAAAAGGTGCTGCCTCCTGGTTAGAGCGTTTGAATCAATCGATCACTAAGCTTTCGGGGCTAGCAGACGAGAAACGTGTTCATAGATTTAGAAATGAGTTGCAAGACTCAGTACAACAACTGATCCCGACTCTGACTCAAATGAGCAAACAGTTTGACGCTAGCCACTTCGAAGATGGCTTGTATCGCTTCGAGCATGGTGACTTACCTGAATGGTTAGAAAGCGAATCGAAAGATCTCAAACAATTAACGCAAAAGGCGAGCCAAGCCGTAGCAAAAATTGCAGACTTGATTGCAGAACGAGTTAAAGACGGAGAGCTTTCAGCAAAGCTTGCAGAGCCTGCGCTTGCAGAAATTGGCTTCTATATACAAAGAACAGAAAACCTTGCTCAAGTATGGCGATTAATGGCCGAACCTAAGAGAGAAAAAGGGGCGCCTTTGGCTCGTTGGCTTGAATTAAGCAAAGAAAGCGAGGGAGACTTTGTTGTTAATGTCTCACCATTAGAAGTCGGTTGGAAACTGGACCAACAGATTTGGAGTCGTTGTGTTGGTGCAGTGTTAGTATCTGCAACCATGAGAGCACTCAACTCTTTCAGCTTTTTTTGTCATCAATCAGGTATCAGCCAAAAAGCAGAAGATGGCGTACAATTTCTTGCTTTGGCATCGCCGTTTGATTATCAGAACCAAGCTGAATTAGTGGTACCTGCAATGAAGTACGAACCACAAGCACCTCAGTTTACCGAATATCTTATTGAAATTTTGCCTAAGGTAATAGAAGACAACAAAGCCAATCTCATTCTATTCTCTTCTTATTGGCAAATGAACCAAGTGGCAGAAGCTTTGGCAACAGATTTCGTTAAAAAGTCGTGGGCGTTACAGGTTCAGGGGGATACCTCACGAACTGAAATCCTAAAAAAACATAAAAAGCTCATAGACCAAGGTAAAACAAGCGTTCTTTTTGGAACGGGTAGCTTTTCTGAAGGTCTTGATCTACCTGGCGAGCTGCTTGAAAACCTTGTTATTACCAAGATTCCTTTTGGTGTTCCTACCTCACCTGTAGAGCGGGCACATTCAGAATATATTGAATCTCGTGGCGGTAATCCGTTTATGCAGATTACTGTTCCAGAAGCGAGTAAAAAGCTTATTCAATCTGTGGGTAGATTGCTGCGTAAAGAACGAGATTCTGGTAAAGTCACGATCCTTGATAGACGCATAGTCACGAAGCGATACGGAAAGTCCCTACTCGATTCGCTACCGCCTTTTAAAAGAACAATAAAATACTAA
- a CDS encoding porin, giving the protein MKKTLLALAVMTAAGSANAAIEIYNQDGVSVDLKGDIEVVYSNEYKKGSSMEQKIEDADFGFDIKYMVNEDWKVGAYWEFNGSENANAQKTRNGDTYVAAYNDTFGSIKFGRLCTAVDDLGIGKDEAYGISTLLDNATNECADEAVRYDYDNGALYATLGYVQDKVNGENNKEEQGKDTEYFDARMGYRFADFDVSAFVANFDTNVAKGDHQGYGAELVFSGIENVYLSTAYYGVNSDTANDDNSVIAFAAGYTMGLWGFNTGYSIGDHDDKVKEEDRWFVNSTYAIAPNTKVYAEVGGIDYDSKRLNDKGAKYYKTDTGLAIGVEASF; this is encoded by the coding sequence ATGAAAAAGACTCTATTAGCTCTAGCAGTTATGACAGCAGCTGGTTCTGCAAACGCAGCAATCGAAATTTACAACCAAGACGGCGTTTCTGTTGACCTTAAAGGCGACATCGAAGTTGTATACAGCAACGAGTACAAAAAAGGTTCTTCAATGGAACAAAAAATCGAAGACGCTGACTTCGGTTTTGATATCAAGTACATGGTAAACGAAGATTGGAAAGTTGGAGCTTACTGGGAATTCAACGGTTCTGAGAACGCAAACGCTCAAAAAACTCGCAATGGTGATACTTACGTAGCGGCATACAACGACACTTTCGGTTCAATCAAGTTTGGTCGTCTATGTACTGCTGTTGATGATCTAGGTATTGGTAAAGATGAAGCTTACGGTATCTCTACACTTCTAGACAACGCAACTAACGAGTGTGCTGACGAAGCTGTTCGTTACGATTACGACAATGGCGCTCTATACGCAACTCTAGGTTACGTACAAGACAAAGTAAATGGCGAGAACAACAAAGAAGAGCAAGGTAAAGATACTGAGTACTTCGATGCTCGTATGGGTTACCGTTTTGCTGATTTCGATGTTTCTGCATTCGTTGCTAATTTCGATACTAACGTAGCAAAAGGCGATCACCAAGGTTACGGTGCTGAGCTAGTATTCTCTGGTATTGAGAATGTTTACCTATCTACAGCATACTACGGTGTAAACTCTGATACTGCGAACGATGACAACTCTGTAATCGCATTTGCTGCAGGTTACACTATGGGTCTTTGGGGCTTCAACACTGGTTACTCAATCGGTGACCACGACGATAAAGTTAAAGAAGAAGATCGTTGGTTCGTTAACTCTACTTACGCAATCGCACCAAACACTAAAGTGTACGCGGAAGTCGGTGGTATTGACTACGATTCAAAACGTCTTAACGACAAAGGTGCAAAATACTACAAAACAGATACTGGTCTAGCAATTGGTGTTGAAGCATCATTCTAA
- a CDS encoding DUF2057 family protein, giving the protein MKKVLLALGLLTSVFGSVSAATLTPQKGVSILYINGQAAQNKISENQINEGFNQVLVRFDKKFGNSGVYSSAPYVLNFDVTGEEVEIKSPKVRSYMEAEKIFEAVNPSWVVLQDDVAIKYQQDVIERKPGFAPFGGLESRLAEHNASKAVYFKDGVLLDKPAEAVVLTSVVDNTTAQTSGKAQKPVKLAETQNIEQLQAWYIKASKQERKEFRKWMIDQE; this is encoded by the coding sequence ATGAAGAAAGTACTGTTAGCTTTGGGCTTACTTACAAGCGTTTTTGGCAGTGTAAGTGCGGCAACTCTAACGCCTCAGAAAGGCGTATCAATTCTGTACATTAATGGTCAAGCTGCTCAAAATAAAATCAGTGAAAACCAAATTAATGAGGGTTTTAACCAGGTTTTAGTTCGCTTTGATAAAAAGTTTGGTAACAGCGGTGTTTATTCTTCGGCACCTTATGTATTGAATTTTGATGTTACTGGTGAAGAGGTTGAAATTAAGTCTCCAAAAGTACGTAGCTATATGGAAGCTGAGAAGATCTTTGAAGCTGTGAATCCATCATGGGTAGTTTTGCAGGATGATGTAGCCATTAAATATCAACAGGATGTCATTGAACGTAAGCCCGGTTTTGCACCGTTTGGCGGTCTAGAGTCTCGACTAGCTGAGCACAATGCAAGTAAGGCAGTCTATTTTAAAGATGGCGTGTTACTTGATAAGCCAGCTGAAGCGGTAGTATTAACTTCTGTGGTAGATAATACGACAGCACAGACAAGCGGCAAAGCTCAGAAACCAGTGAAACTGGCTGAGACTCAGAATATTGAGCAATTGCAGGCTTGGTACATCAAAGCTTCTAAGCAAGAACGTAAAGAATTCCGTAAATGGATGATTGACCAAGAGTAA
- a CDS encoding pseudouridine synthase, whose product MSTRSRSASRSDKPARSGTTLKQSGNRQNQHSGKNDTGSSHKKPHSSKHRYKGKTTNAKPKVAPEDRKVILFNKPFDTLSQFTDGEGRKTLADFIPVKDVYAAGRLDRDSEGLLVLTNDGIFQAKLTQPNSKSPKTYWVQVEGAPSEKNLDKLRKGVELKDGMTLPAEVEVMQEPQVWERTPPVRFRAAIPTTWLAITIIEGRNRQVRRMTANIGFPTLRLIRYSMGNMNVGQLQPGEWKEI is encoded by the coding sequence ATGTCTACTCGCTCACGCAGCGCATCTCGTTCAGACAAACCGGCTCGTTCTGGTACCACATTAAAACAAAGCGGTAATAGACAGAATCAACACAGTGGCAAAAATGACACTGGCAGTTCACACAAAAAACCGCACTCCAGCAAACACCGATATAAAGGCAAAACTACCAACGCAAAGCCTAAGGTAGCACCCGAAGATCGCAAAGTGATTCTATTCAACAAACCTTTTGATACTCTCAGCCAGTTCACTGATGGCGAAGGTAGAAAAACGCTAGCGGATTTTATTCCCGTAAAAGATGTTTATGCTGCTGGTCGCTTAGATCGAGATAGTGAAGGTTTATTGGTCTTGACCAATGATGGCATCTTTCAAGCTAAGTTGACTCAGCCGAACTCAAAATCGCCCAAGACTTACTGGGTACAGGTCGAAGGCGCACCTTCTGAGAAAAATTTAGATAAATTGAGAAAAGGTGTTGAACTAAAAGATGGCATGACATTGCCTGCAGAAGTAGAAGTGATGCAAGAACCTCAGGTTTGGGAAAGAACTCCTCCTGTGCGCTTCAGAGCGGCGATACCAACAACATGGTTAGCGATTACCATCATCGAAGGACGTAACCGTCAGGTAAGACGAATGACAGCAAACATAGGCTTCCCTACCCTGCGTCTAATCCGCTACTCAATGGGCAATATGAACGTGGGTCAGCTTCAGCCAGGTGAATGGAAAGAGATTTAG